A genomic region of Cannabis sativa cultivar Pink pepper isolate KNU-18-1 chromosome 1, ASM2916894v1, whole genome shotgun sequence contains the following coding sequences:
- the LOC115707316 gene encoding probable serine/threonine-protein kinase WNK11, which produces MAYLDNNDDDGEPFVETDPTGRYGRYRELIGAGSVKKVYKAFDIVNGEEVAWNQVSLRKFMDDDSTMARLFTEVRLLTSLKNDNIISCFAAWNDKNNQTLNFITEVCMSGNLREYRKKHRRVSLSAIKKWARQILRGLDYLHTCEPRVIHRDLNCSNIFIDGNRGKVKIGDLGLATAKDRNAFVQSMVGTPEYMAPEIFEEKYTETVDIYSFGLCVLELVTREIPYSECKSIVDIYRKVSGGVKPQALNKVEDSEVKCFIEKCIVRDPERPTAAQLLQDPFFYGLFDDDDENYYHGEFYGVVASTLLV; this is translated from the coding sequence ATGGCGTACCTCGACAACAACGACGACGATGGTGAGCCTTTCGTCGAGACCGATCCGACGGGCCGTTACGGAAGGTACAGGGAGTTGATCGGTGCCGGTTCAGTAAAGAAAGTGTACAAAGCCTTTGACATTGTAAATGGCGAAGAAGTAGCTTGGAACCAAGTTTCCTTGAGAAAATTCATGGACGACGATTCAACCATGGCTAGGCTATTCACAGAGGTTcgtttgttaacttctttaaaaaACGACAACATTATTTCTTGCTTTGCCGCCTGGAACGACAAAAATAACCAAACCCTCAATTTCATCACCGAGGTTTGCATGTCTGGGAATTTGAGGGAGTACCGTAAGAAACACCGTAGGGTTTCGTTATCTGCGATCAAGAAATGGGCCCGGCAGATATTGAGAGGCCTGGACTATCTTCACACGTGCGAACCGCGCGTGATTCACAGAGACTTAAACTGTAGCAATATCTTCATCGATGGAAATAGGGGGAAGGTGAAGATAGGGGATTTGGGATTGGCCACCGCGAAAGACCGGAACGCGTTCGTACAGTCTATGGTGGGGACGCCTGAGTACATGGCGCCGGAGATTTTCGAGGAGAAGTATACGGAGACGGTTGATATTTACTCGTTCGGGCTCTGTGTGTTGGAGCTCGTCACTAGGGAGATTCCGTACAGCGAGTGTAAGTCAATCGTTGATATTTACAGGAAGGTGAGCGGCGGAGTCAAACCTCAGGCCCTGAATAAGGTGGAGGATTCGGAAGTGAAATGTTTCATTGAAAAGTGCATTGTTCGTGACCCGGAAAGGCCCACTGCGGCCCAATTACTTCAGGACCCATTTTTTTATGGGCTTTTTGATGATGACGACGAAAATTACTACCACGGGGAATTCTATGGTGTAGTGGCTAGTACTTTATTAGTTTAA